The Triticum aestivum cultivar Chinese Spring chromosome 3A, IWGSC CS RefSeq v2.1, whole genome shotgun sequence genome includes a region encoding these proteins:
- the LOC123060912 gene encoding uncharacterized protein isoform X1: MSGMKDANAAGHDNVGNSEPMDQSGDNAMPSAQQQEQVIKKKFGGLIPKKPPLISKDHERAYFDSADWALGKVLNYPSVASVRFLFVQCLSSNELFFWIFCFAVWTARCCKTQRTARGTQAKVAAHTTTATAFKELYLQFIRKRGWRWRWVGGHEYQLINSVESRVVGEKGPRRLKKQLAFIVCGPQGRDVCLRP; the protein is encoded by the exons ATGTCGGGGATGAAGGACGCCAATGCTGCTGGGCATGATAATGTTGGAAATTCTGAACCTATGGACCAAAGTGGAGATAATGCCATGCCATCGGCTCAGCAACAG GAACAAGTAATCAAGAAGAAGTTTGGAGGACTAATTCCTAAAAAGCCACCGCTCATCTCAAAG GATCACGAGCGGGCCTATTTTGACTCTGCTGATTGGGCTCTCGGAAAGGTATTAAATTATCCTTCTGTAGCTTCAGTTCGATTTTTGTTTGTTCAGTGCTTGAGTTCCAATGAACTGTTTTTTTGGATATTTTGCTTTGCAGTCTGGACAGCAAGGTGTTGCAAAACCCAAAGGACCGCTCGAGGCACTCAGGCCAAAGTTGCAG CCCACACGACAACAGCAACAGCGTTCAAGGAGCTCTATCTACAGTTCATCCGAAAACGAGG ATGGAGATGGCGCTGGGTCGGAGGACATGAATATCAACTGATCAACAGCGTGGAATCTCGTGTTGTCGGTGAGAAGGGGCCTCGTCGTCTAAAGAAGCAGCTTGCTTTCATTGTCTGTGGACCGCAGGGAAGGGATGTATGCTTGCGTCCATAG
- the LOC123060912 gene encoding uncharacterized protein isoform X2 has product MSGMKDANAAGHDNVGNSEPMDQSGDNAMPSAQQQEQVIKKKFGGLIPKKPPLISKDHERAYFDSADWALGKSGQQGVAKPKGPLEALRPKLQPTRQQQQRSRSSIYSSSENEDGDGAGSEDMNIN; this is encoded by the exons ATGTCGGGGATGAAGGACGCCAATGCTGCTGGGCATGATAATGTTGGAAATTCTGAACCTATGGACCAAAGTGGAGATAATGCCATGCCATCGGCTCAGCAACAG GAACAAGTAATCAAGAAGAAGTTTGGAGGACTAATTCCTAAAAAGCCACCGCTCATCTCAAAG GATCACGAGCGGGCCTATTTTGACTCTGCTGATTGGGCTCTCGGAAAG TCTGGACAGCAAGGTGTTGCAAAACCCAAAGGACCGCTCGAGGCACTCAGGCCAAAGTTGCAG CCCACACGACAACAGCAACAGCGTTCAAGGAGCTCTATCTACAGTTCATCCGAAAACGAGG ATGGAGATGGCGCTGGGTCGGAGGACATGAATATCAACTGA